One region of Panulirus ornatus isolate Po-2019 chromosome 42, ASM3632096v1, whole genome shotgun sequence genomic DNA includes:
- the LOC139761858 gene encoding uncharacterized protein gives MSHGSRPAPNLTVYINDESVDPDWDSRELVFVNETSGLETAVKSLQFPLRVTMVQLDGLQVKCVASIPEIYWLSSETTLSVELHHNYSHPIVSQGSFIWIFSGGPQISFTTTSEKPVPSVVISPSEATQESDMIPDADKEGISQKTKETIPENVLSNNKVELLSKAV, from the exons ATGTCCCATGGCAGCAGGCCTGCCCCAAACCTCACCGTCTACATCAACGATGAGTCTGTTGACCCTGATTGGGACAGTCGGGAGCTGGTGTTTGTGAACGAGACGTCAGGGTTGGAGACGGCTGTGAAGAGCCTGCAGTTTCCCCTGCGGGTGACCATGGTGCAGCTGGACGGTCTGCAAGTGAAGTGTGTGGCGTCCATCCCTGAAATATACTGGCTGAGCAGCGAGACGACCCTCTCTGTTGAGTTACACCACAACTATAGCCACCCGATCGTCTCACAGGG TTCCTTCATCTGGATTTTCAGTGGAGGGCCACAGATCAGCTTCACCACCACATCGGAAAAACCTGTCCCATCTGTAGTTATATCACCTTCAGAAGCAACCCAAGAATCAGATATGATACCGGATGCAGATAAAGAAGGCATTTCccagaaaacaaaagaaaccaTCCCTGAAAATGTCCTGTCAAACAACAAGGTGGAGCTTCTAAGCAAGGCAGTGTAA